From one uncultured Paludibacter sp. genomic stretch:
- a CDS encoding conserved membrane hypothetical protein (Evidence 4 : Unknown function but conserved in other organisms) produces the protein MKELTLITPTFIFSAISLIFLAYTNRFLSYAALVRELKNRYMVEPTAITRGQINNLQKRLKLIKRMQVFGIVSLLLCVATMFLIYIDYQVVAVYVFGVALVCLIISLAYSIWEIMISAKALEIYLSDMHTVKEGEK, from the coding sequence ATGAAAGAACTAACATTAATAACTCCCACTTTTATATTTTCGGCAATTTCGCTTATTTTTTTGGCGTATACTAATCGTTTTTTATCGTATGCCGCTTTGGTGCGCGAACTGAAAAACAGGTATATGGTTGAGCCAACCGCTATTACACGCGGACAAATTAATAATTTGCAAAAACGACTTAAACTCATCAAAAGAATGCAAGTTTTCGGGATTGTGAGTTTGTTGCTTTGTGTCGCTACTATGTTTTTAATATATATTGATTATCAGGTGGTTGCCGTTTATGTGTTTGGAGTAGCATTGGTTTGTCTCATCATTTCGCTTGCATATTCTATTTGGGAAATTATGATTTCGGCAAAAGCGCTCGAAATTTATTTAAGCGATATGCATACCGTAAAGGAAGGCGAAAAATAA
- a CDS encoding conserved exported hypothetical protein (Evidence 4 : Unknown function but conserved in other organisms) translates to MKKLFLFIISVTLITLSFFTSCKSNDPADTTNVVNQFVYDGMSLYYFWADEVTNKKPTSADTDPTAYFDRILNATDKDHGWSWITDDVQALIADFAGEPKAFGFSLTFAAANQAQTEYYAIVKYVFPNTPASNAGIKRKDIIGKINGNAITENNYTVLYGNDAATFTMYKITTDGVVQDRNVTLTPVTIQTNPVYCDSIYEIGGKKIGYLFYTDFIDNYNNSLYQAFSKFKQAGVTDLVLDLRYNHGGAITAATYLSSLIAPATVVENKSVFAILSYNSFINNYFDQHNWSRKDSLGTYQDGEENPLNANLNLNKVYIIATSDSYSASELTTFCLKPYMDVVHIGGNTGGKYTASWTIHAYDTSIGNAVYDENELTLSEKATLKDWAMQPIVAKYTNKDGNDFSSPGYLTPAYSLKEGGGYISNWTQIGDTKDTYLGQAIYLITEDETYKPAAQVPVNKIKAEKGYEVKLANPMDMKKSSVILNNVKINPQELQKIMRIKKQAE, encoded by the coding sequence ATGAAAAAACTGTTTTTATTTATTATAAGCGTAACTTTAATAACGCTAAGTTTTTTTACTTCTTGTAAATCAAATGACCCTGCCGATACAACAAACGTTGTGAATCAGTTTGTATATGACGGTATGTCTTTGTATTACTTTTGGGCAGACGAAGTGACTAATAAAAAACCAACCTCTGCCGATACAGATCCAACCGCGTATTTTGATAGAATTCTCAATGCAACCGATAAAGATCACGGATGGTCATGGATTACTGACGATGTGCAAGCATTGATTGCCGATTTTGCCGGAGAACCTAAAGCATTTGGGTTTTCACTGACTTTTGCCGCTGCAAATCAAGCTCAAACGGAATATTATGCCATTGTAAAATATGTTTTTCCAAATACACCCGCTTCCAATGCCGGAATAAAACGAAAAGATATTATTGGTAAAATAAATGGAAATGCCATTACCGAAAACAATTACACCGTTTTATACGGGAACGATGCCGCTACGTTTACTATGTACAAAATTACAACTGATGGTGTTGTTCAAGACAGAAATGTGACGCTTACACCTGTTACCATACAAACTAACCCAGTGTATTGCGATAGTATTTATGAAATTGGAGGTAAAAAAATAGGATATTTATTTTATACTGATTTTATTGATAATTATAATAATAGTTTATATCAAGCGTTCAGCAAATTTAAACAAGCAGGAGTTACCGATTTAGTGCTTGATTTGCGTTATAATCACGGAGGCGCTATTACTGCTGCCACCTATTTAAGTTCATTAATTGCTCCCGCAACCGTGGTTGAAAATAAATCGGTATTTGCAATATTATCATACAATAGTTTTATAAATAATTATTTCGACCAACACAACTGGAGCAGAAAAGATAGTTTAGGAACTTATCAAGATGGCGAAGAAAACCCTTTAAATGCAAATTTGAATCTAAACAAGGTATATATTATTGCTACCAGTGATTCTTACTCGGCTTCGGAATTGACCACTTTTTGTCTAAAACCGTATATGGATGTAGTTCATATTGGCGGAAATACCGGAGGGAAATACACAGCATCATGGACAATTCACGCCTACGATACTTCCATAGGTAATGCGGTGTATGATGAAAATGAATTAACATTATCTGAAAAAGCGACACTTAAAGATTGGGCAATGCAACCAATTGTAGCAAAATACACTAACAAAGATGGCAACGATTTTTCTTCGCCGGGTTATTTAACTCCAGCTTATTCGTTGAAAGAAGGAGGAGGCTATATTTCGAATTGGACGCAAATAGGAGATACTAAAGATACATATTTGGGACAAGCAATTTATTTAATTACCGAAGATGAAACGTATAAACCAGCCGCACAAGTTCCTGTGAATAAAATAAAAGCAGAAAAGGGATACGAAGTAAAATTGGCTAATCCGATGGATATGAAAAAATCGTCTGTGATATTGAATAATGTAAAAATAAATCCTCAGGAATTGCAAAAAATAATGAGAATAAAAAAACAAGCAGAATAA
- a CDS encoding exported hypothetical protein (Evidence 5 : Unknown function), protein MKRILLITTTFICFSMFASAQKSTIIKDILKNTAVEKVGYMQRLIKFSDENAKKLEKIEYQFLLDVQKAENCCMCNSAKKVEKLKLKKNEAIQKILPRDEYLKYNAIEKERIKKQSLQVQNKE, encoded by the coding sequence ATGAAAAGGATTTTATTAATTACCACTACTTTTATTTGTTTTAGTATGTTTGCTTCCGCACAGAAATCAACTATTATAAAAGACATACTGAAAAATACGGCTGTAGAAAAAGTGGGTTATATGCAGCGTTTAATCAAATTTAGCGATGAAAATGCTAAGAAACTGGAAAAAATAGAATATCAATTTCTTCTGGATGTTCAGAAAGCCGAGAACTGCTGCATGTGTAATTCTGCAAAAAAAGTGGAAAAACTAAAACTGAAAAAAAATGAAGCTATTCAAAAAATTCTACCCAGAGATGAATATTTAAAATATAATGCAATAGAAAAAGAACGTATCAAAAAACAATCCCTTCAGGTTCAAAATAAAGAATAA
- a CDS encoding Exonuclease V subunit alpha: MLHDFISKQILAELPFNATHQQAELITELGKFIFSTENEKVFLLKGYAGTGKTSVVSALVRAMNTLQQKTVLLAPTGRAAKVLSSYSGFSAFTIHKKIYRQKSMSEYRFLLADNLSKNTIFIVDEASMISNSGLDTLFGTGRLLDDLITYVYSGENCSLILLGDTAQLPPVLQPQSPALEKTVLEEYGLNIYEYTLTEVVRQALESGILMQATELRRKMLENITFANASVFSKQSFSDVVKIQGSDLIDEIQRSYNEVGVEDTIVVTRSNKQANRYNNGIRSRVMMKEEELTNGDLLMVTRNNYFWTENLPGIDFIANGDVLEVKRIRKYKEMYGFRFVDLTLKSLDYDWEIDARVWLDSLQSENPEQMNKLTNNLFNAVAEDYPEITQKKKLYKKILENEYFNALQVKFAYAVTCHKAQGGQWKKVFIDNGYVKAEQIDIEYYRWLYTAFTRATEKVFLVNFPDEWFEK, encoded by the coding sequence ATGCTGCACGATTTTATAAGTAAACAAATATTAGCCGAACTCCCCTTTAACGCAACTCATCAGCAGGCAGAACTTATTACTGAACTTGGAAAATTTATTTTCTCTACCGAAAATGAAAAAGTTTTTTTATTGAAAGGATATGCCGGCACGGGGAAAACCTCAGTTGTAAGCGCTTTGGTGCGAGCGATGAATACTTTACAACAAAAAACAGTATTGTTGGCTCCTACAGGACGCGCTGCAAAGGTTCTTTCTTCCTATTCAGGTTTTTCCGCTTTTACCATTCATAAAAAAATATACCGACAAAAATCAATGAGCGAATATCGGTTTTTGTTGGCAGATAACTTAAGTAAAAATACCATTTTTATTGTAGATGAAGCGTCTATGATTTCTAATTCGGGATTGGATACTTTGTTTGGGACAGGAAGATTGTTGGATGATTTAATAACGTATGTTTACAGTGGTGAAAATTGTTCGTTAATTCTTTTGGGCGATACGGCTCAACTTCCTCCGGTTTTGCAACCGCAAAGTCCCGCTTTAGAAAAAACGGTTTTAGAAGAATACGGACTGAATATTTATGAATATACTCTTACAGAAGTTGTTCGGCAAGCGTTGGAAAGCGGTATTTTGATGCAAGCAACTGAATTAAGGAGAAAGATGTTGGAAAATATAACTTTTGCAAATGCTTCTGTTTTTTCAAAACAATCTTTTTCTGATGTAGTAAAAATACAAGGTTCAGATTTGATTGATGAAATTCAGCGTTCATATAACGAAGTAGGAGTGGAAGATACTATAGTTGTAACACGTTCTAATAAGCAAGCTAACCGTTATAATAATGGAATCCGTAGTCGTGTGATGATGAAAGAAGAAGAATTGACCAACGGAGATTTACTTATGGTTACTCGAAATAATTATTTTTGGACAGAAAACTTGCCTGGGATTGATTTTATTGCTAATGGTGATGTTTTGGAAGTAAAACGGATTCGGAAATACAAAGAAATGTACGGTTTCCGGTTTGTAGATTTAACTTTGAAATCTTTGGATTATGATTGGGAAATAGACGCCCGCGTATGGTTGGATAGTTTACAGTCAGAAAATCCGGAGCAGATGAATAAATTAACCAATAACTTATTTAATGCTGTTGCCGAAGATTATCCTGAAATAACTCAAAAGAAAAAATTATATAAAAAGATATTGGAGAATGAATACTTCAATGCTTTGCAAGTAAAATTCGCGTACGCTGTTACCTGTCATAAGGCACAAGGCGGGCAGTGGAAAAAAGTATTTATTGATAATGGATACGTAAAAGCAGAACAAATAGATATTGAGTATTATCGATGGCTTTACACTGCTTTTACACGCGCCACGGAGAAAGTTTTTCTTGTTAATTTTCCTGACGAGTGGTTTGAGAAGTAA
- a CDS encoding hypothetical protein (Evidence 5 : Unknown function), whose translation MKSKILLTLILSSVGFAVYFFFSNLKKAQNEVYYYSVTAVNNQQNAPLLKNSALSKSKRKHNNIDNANFSSDAPVVPLNNNSSTLISGNSEXSNINNNLNVGTVALQKRSKTGTANSLEISGIMMTQASSIKQSNKSTTTLLXTNSSYSIANKNSLNAPIFPSTTDDIIIDPGGDPDPESMIPVGNGNFISILLILTYFIYNFYRRNIKKQFQIKLELFFYNVGFVS comes from the coding sequence ATGAAAAGTAAAATTTTGCTGACACTGATATTAAGCTCCGTAGGGTTTGCGGTATATTTCTTCTTTAGCAATTTAAAAAAAGCTCAAAATGAAGTATACTACTACTCTGTTACGGCTGTAAATAATCAGCAAAATGCGCCCTTATTAAAGAACAGTGCACTTTCAAAATCAAAAAGAAAACATAACAATATTGATAATGCAAACTTTTCTAGTGACGCTCCTGTAGTTCCACTCAATAACAATAGTTCCACTTTGATATCGGGAAATTCCGAGNTTAGTAATATCAATAATAATCTTAACGTGGGAACCGTTGCTTTACAAAAAAGAAGCAAAACAGGAACTGCGAATTCATTAGAGATTTCGGGAATTATGATGACACAAGCATCGAGTATTAAGCAAAGCAATAAAAGTACGACGACGTTATTGATNACAAATAGTTCTTATTCAATTGCTAATAAAAACTCTCTGAATGCGCCTATATTTCCTTCTACAACCGATGATATTATTATAGACCCCGGTGGTGATCCTGATCCCGAATCTATGATTCCTGTAGGTAATGGAAACTTTATTTCTATTTTACTTATCCTCACGTATTTTATTTATAATTTTTATAGAAGAAATATAAAAAAACAATTCCAAATAAAATTGGAATTGTTTTTTTATAATGTTGGCTTTGTTAGTTAA
- a CDS encoding exported hypothetical protein (Evidence 5 : Unknown function): MTKLISTNKNIRTLKIVLLLFAFISIIQNSAGQCTNCTTTINNYTSSSNYTFASGLTCFTGSNTINNDVTFSSGSSICVGTGATLNFGGNNYTFSSPSTVVDIDIYGTLVVNQNPTWAGNMNIIIHSGATLSVNTLTLNGATMTISNDGTFNAGTLQFQKSGATITMTNNNSMHVTNTLNISAGNAYFKNTGTLTIDGNYNSNSTSVYVNCGTYTGRFNLNGGGKLINNGTFNTSQIDYGGPTSRVENYGRFNVSGNINLGGSGSVFYNEGITTFTSGQFQSDGNLTGPSDASKRGYFVWSNKAVMNSGTIGPNLNFRKPGLAAPPTTSIADYKTAMFNAPGSMTFNEAGSGNTWGNADPTTLPSTDCPSADGKPAVPVPSQTSVCVGINLTSLQPSYTNVTYEWWTGNSTTRTTQITSSTSPSVSNYTTAGTVYLWAKNVSSGVYSASGAAVTVNADPTVTISPSSSSVCAGASVTLTASVSNGVGTVASYQWMSSTTSGGTYTNISGATNSTYPPSTTTAGTKYYKVYITQSGGGCDGTSSYVTVTVNALPTITGTTSVCVNSTTQLTGSGTPAASNPWTSSNTSVATVSNTGLVTGVAAGTATITYTNNNGCSKTATVTVNALPAITGTTSVCVNSTTQLTGSGTPAASNPWTSSNTSVATVSSTGLVTGVAAGTATITYTNNNGCSSTATITVFIVADNDINQVPAGTTATGSVLTNDEYKGTATITNAQYYNASGVPTTLLVGTATQVYTSTGTLAGTMTLNTDGTYTFVPAAGFTGTVPVNYTMSDAYGSDSATXTIEVIAAGSLSQNDKPIAQDDVSSTEINTAVSGNALSNDSDTDGNSLTITSAIQGATAITIGSATTVAGVDASGNAVVNAGSITLNXNGTYTFTPATGFTGTVNPITYTVSDGNAGTDTANINISVYPNTGNNVFAXDDAKEGIAGTTLTGNXVTNDSDPEGNTMTVTAATANGTTAINIGTATVIPNVGTLTLNSNGSYTFVPVAGYAGTTSVVYTICDNGTPQACDQATLYLTELPTTVKVWVGNTSTEFGTGSNWSAGVAPNTGDDIVFATAENNGGFPAESDLILSQGSEFTIGDLTNNSDKALVVPPGTSLRVIGTVTGSETDAGKILVQAADDGTTPNGTLILSGQPCDYPVMGTVQMFAKGYKGPLYEWIDNIVGSPTYGTTYSGYYKWQQFGIPVESVVANPTFYGSYLREYSETQNATNTYYKKWITLNNYSVLTGDFKGYSITQDVPKIITLEGALVFCDKTITLTRTATVVGSSTDPNENNYRYGLGQNVFGNSFTAAIDISTMNFPENVEQTVYLYNTGSFGDWGNTSPSSTPNNTTMTAGSYRAIPYNVSPVVGNQIPSMQGFLLRHIGTFGTNITMTMPYDQLIENVNPQSVPRKSKVSKASSSLPYLEIEMNSQSTYDRLWLFYQAGTSANFDNGWDGRKFFGTPTAYIYTPTPDGGMQINTSDNILDSYINFIGNTDSEYTLTLRKSNLDDVYSNLYLVDYXAHVVTPLDKDVTTYNFTADNNGTDVKRFQIKGELSNNNSDGLFLNAYFNGNSIQIINNSQYEGTMLLFDVSGKMIIDKTLLPISNEDLNVKLIPGVYLIKMSAGKYLKTIKLVIK, from the coding sequence ATGACAAAACTTATATCAACAAATAAAAATATTCGAACATTAAAAATTGTTTTATTACTTTTTGCATTTATATCAATTATACAAAATAGTGCCGGGCAATGCACCAATTGTACTACTACTATAAACAATTATACGAGTAGTTCAAACTACACGTTTGCTTCCGGATTAACTTGTTTTACAGGAAGTAACACAATCAATAATGATGTTACTTTTAGTTCAGGCTCATCAATTTGTGTAGGCACAGGAGCAACTTTAAATTTCGGAGGAAACAATTACACGTTTAGCAGTCCCTCAACCGTAGTAGATATCGACATATATGGAACGCTTGTCGTAAATCAAAATCCAACCTGGGCTGGAAATATGAATATCATTATCCATTCCGGAGCTACTTTGTCTGTTAATACCCTCACTTTAAATGGAGCAACTATGACTATTAGCAATGACGGTACATTTAATGCGGGGACACTTCAATTTCAAAAATCAGGTGCAACAATTACAATGACAAACAATAATTCTATGCACGTTACTAATACATTGAATATATCTGCAGGGAATGCTTATTTTAAAAATACGGGGACTTTAACGATTGATGGTAATTATAATAGTAACTCAACTTCTGTATACGTAAATTGTGGAACATATACCGGCCGATTTAATCTTAACGGAGGGGGAAAATTAATTAACAATGGCACTTTTAACACTTCTCAAATAGATTATGGTGGACCTACTTCCAGAGTAGAAAACTATGGTCGTTTCAATGTCTCGGGCAATATAAACCTGGGAGGAAGTGGTTCGGTGTTTTATAATGAGGGAATTACTACATTCACTTCAGGTCAGTTCCAGTCTGATGGAAACTTAACAGGTCCATCGGATGCGTCAAAGAGAGGTTATTTCGTATGGTCTAATAAAGCTGTTATGAACAGTGGAACAATAGGTCCGAATCTTAATTTCAGGAAACCGGGATTGGCAGCACCTCCGACAACATCGATTGCAGATTATAAGACAGCTATGTTCAATGCTCCGGGAAGTATGACATTTAATGAAGCAGGATCCGGAAATACCTGGGGAAATGCTGACCCGACTACATTGCCTTCGACAGATTGTCCCAGTGCTGATGGTAAGCCAGCTGTTCCGGTACCAAGTCAAACTTCAGTTTGTGTTGGTATTAATCTCACATCATTACAACCTTCTTACACCAACGTCACCTACGAGTGGTGGACCGGGAATTCTACTACACGTACAACTCAAATTACATCATCAACATCTCCTTCTGTAAGCAATTATACCACAGCTGGAACCGTATATTTATGGGCGAAAAACGTATCATCAGGAGTATATTCGGCATCGGGTGCAGCAGTCACTGTGAATGCTGATCCGACGGTTACAATTTCACCGTCGTCATCCTCTGTTTGTGCCGGAGCAAGTGTTACCTTAACGGCTTCAGTTAGTAATGGAGTTGGGACAGTAGCAAGTTATCAGTGGATGTCAAGTACCACTTCTGGAGGAACTTATACAAATATTAGTGGCGCAACAAATTCTACATACCCTCCTTCAACCACAACTGCCGGAACAAAGTATTACAAGGTTTATATCACTCAATCAGGTGGAGGATGTGATGGAACATCAAGTTATGTCACCGTTACCGTAAATGCACTGCCTACTATTACAGGAACTACAAGTGTTTGCGTAAATAGTACCACACAATTAACGGGAAGCGGGACACCTGCGGCTTCTAACCCGTGGACGTCAAGCAACACATCGGTAGCTACTGTTTCCAACACCGGATTGGTAACCGGAGTTGCTGCGGGAACGGCTACCATTACTTATACCAATAACAACGGTTGTTCTAAAACTGCTACCGTTACCGTAAATGCATTGCCTGCTATTACAGGAACTACAAGTGTTTGTGTTAACAGCACTACACAATTAACAGGAAGCGGGACGCCTGCAGCTTCTAACCCGTGGACGTCAAGCAACACATCGGTAGCTACTGTTTCCAGCACAGGATTGGTAACCGGAGTTGCTGCGGGAACGGCTACCATTACTTATACCAATAACAACGGTTGTTCGTCAACTGCCACCATTACCGTTTTTATAGTTGCCGATAACGATATTAACCAGGTTCCNGCAGGTACTACGGCTACGGGAAGCGTTCTGACTAACGATGAATACAAAGGTACAGCTACAATAACAAATGCACAATATTACAACGCTTCAGGAGTACCTACCACTCTTCTTGTCGGAACAGCTACGCAAGTATATACTTCAACAGGAACTTTGGCAGGCACAATGACATTGAATACTGACGGGACTTATACTTTTGTACCTGCCGCAGGATTTACAGGAACAGTACCTGTAAATTATACAATGAGTGACGCCTATGGAAGTGATTCCGCTACGNTGACCATTGAAGTAATTGCTGCCGGAAGTTTATCACAAAACGATAAGCCNATTGCACAGGATGATGTGTCAAGCACAGAAATAAATACTGCCGTTTCCGGAAATGCATTGTCTAACGACAGCGATACCGATGGAAACTCATTGACGATTACATCTGCAATACAAGGTGCAACTGCCATTACCATTGGCAGCGCAACCACTGTAGCAGGAGTAGATGCATCGGGCAATGCGGTTGTAAATGCCGGTTCCATCACATTGAATNCAAACGGAACGTATACTTTTACACCTGCCACCGGATTTACAGGAACGGTGAACCCGATTACGTATACTGTATCGGATGGTAACGCAGGGACAGACACTGCCAATATCAATATCTCGGTATATCCAAATACAGGAAATAATGTTTTTGCTAANGATGACGCCAAAGAAGGAATTGCAGGAACAACTCTTACCGGAAATNTTGTAACCAATGACAGCGATCCGGAAGGAAATACAATGACGGTAACAGCCGCTACGGCGAACGGAACTACTGCTATTAATATCGGTACGGCTACCGTTATTCCGAATGTGGGTACGTTGACATTAAATTCCAATGGTTCGTACACGTTTGTTCCTGTTGCAGGTTATGCGGGCACTACAAGTGTGGTATATACCATTTGCGATAACGGAACACCGCAAGCGTGCGATCAGGCTACGTTATATCTCACTGAATTACCCACAACGGTTAAAGTGTGGGTCGGGAATACTTCTACGGAATTTGGCACCGGTTCCAACTGGTCTGCAGGTGTGGCGCCAAATACGGGAGACGATATCGTATTTGCAACGGCTGAAAATAATGGTGGGTTTCCGGCTGAAAGTGATCTGATTTTATCTCAAGGGTCTGAGTTTACAATCGGCGATTTAACCAATAATTCCGATAAAGCGCTTGTTGTTCCCCCCGGAACATCATTGAGGGTAATCGGTACTGTTACCGGTTCAGAAACCGATGCCGGTAAAATACTGGTTCAAGCAGCAGATGACGGAACGACTCCTAACGGTACACTTATACTGAGCGGACAACCTTGCGATTATCCTGTGATGGGAACTGTTCAAATGTTTGCTAAAGGATACAAAGGACCTTTATATGAATGGATTGATAATATTGTGGGTAGTCCAACCTATGGCACAACGTACTCGGGATATTATAAATGGCAGCAGTTTGGAATTCCCGTAGAATCTGTCGTGGCAAATCCTACATTCTACGGATCATATCTGCGTGAATACAGTGAAACTCAGAACGCAACAAATACTTATTACAAAAAATGGATTACATTAAATAATTACAGTGTTCTTACAGGTGACTTTAAAGGGTATTCAATTACACAAGATGTTCCAAAAATAATTACACTGGAGGGGGCGTTAGTATTCTGCGATAAAACCATTACTCTTACCCGGACAGCAACGGTGGTGGGCAGTTCGACAGACCCAAATGAAAATAATTATCGCTATGGTTTGGGACAAAATGTATTCGGTAATTCATTTACTGCCGCCATTGATATTTCTACGATGAACTTTCCTGAAAATGTAGAACAAACCGTTTATCTATACAACACGGGGTCATTTGGGGATTGGGGNAACACATCGCCTTCTTCTACGCCTAATAATACGACTATGACAGCCGGAAGTTATCGAGCCATTCCTTATAATGTAAGTCCTGTTGTGGGAAATCAAATTCCGTCAATGCAAGGATTTTTGCTTCGCCATATCGGTACCTTTGGAACAAATATAACGATGACAATGCCTTATGATCAACTGATTGAGAATGTAAACCCGCAATCTGTTCCCAGAAAGAGCAAAGTTTCCAAAGCGTCGTCGTCCTTGCCTTATTTGGAAATAGAAATGAATAGCCAATCCACATACGACAGACTATGGTTGTTCTATCAGGCAGGAACATCGGCTAATTTTGACAATGGATGGGATGGACGTAAATTCTTTGGTACGCCTACAGCGTATATCTACACTCCTACTCCTGACGGCGGTATGCAGATTAACACCTCTGACAATATACTGGATTCATATATTAATTTTATAGGAAACACTGATTCGGAATATACTTTAACATTAAGAAAATCAAATCTTGATGACGTTTATTCCAACTTATATTTAGTGGATTATGNGGCACATGTAGTGACGCCTTTGGATAAAGATGTAACAACGTATAATTTCACGGCGGATAATAACGGAACTGATGTTAAGCGGTTCCAAATTAAAGGAGAATTATCAAATAATAACTCTGATGGACTGTTCTTGAATGCGTATTTTAATGGAAACAGTATTCAAATCATAAATAATTCACAATACGAAGGAACAATGCTGTTATTTGACGTTAGCGGAAAAATGATTATAGATAAAACTTTACTTCCGATAAGTAATGAGGATTTAAATGTAAAACTAATACCGGGAGTTTATTTGATAAAAATGAGCGCAGGCAAATATCTGAAAACAATCAAATTAGTAATTAAATAA
- a CDS encoding hypothetical protein (Evidence 5 : Unknown function), translated as MKSKILLTIIFGSIGFAVYFFFSNLQNAQNEIYYSMTSVNTKPVLILENNKNIAKSKKKYSNPGNSTSSPDGFAVTLNTNTANSSLSSTTLDENNNQGATNKIRIGINNSNKKKDIELVSSTTTTTGILLAKASGSKKANNLLASAGSISSISSTSHTSTGKSTMNAPVFPSTTDDIIVDPGGDPESGSMIPVGEGNHILISLTISYLIFSKYKENKIQLISIIKEIIKNTK; from the coding sequence ATGAAAAGCAAAATACTATTAACGATTATCTTCGGGTCGATTGGTTTCGCAGTATATTTTTTCTTTAGCAATTTACAAAATGCCCAAAATGAAATATATTACTCTATGACAAGCGTAAACACCAAACCGGTATTAATTTTAGAAAATAATAAAAATATAGCCAAATCTAAAAAAAAATATAGCAATCCAGGCAATTCAACATCGTCTCCAGATGGTTTTGCTGTGACATTGAATACAAATACTGCCAATTCATCACTGTCTTCTACAACATTAGATGAAAACAACAATCAGGGAGCAACAAACAAGATAAGAATTGGAATTAACAACTCAAATAAAAAGAAAGATATTGAGTTAGTAAGTTCTACAACTACTACAACCGGAATATTGTTAGCTAAGGCTTCAGGATCAAAAAAAGCCAACAACCTGTTAGCTTCTGCGGGTTCTATAAGTTCTATAAGCTCCACATCTCACACATCAACCGGAAAAAGTACAATGAATGCTCCGGTATTTCCATCTACAACAGACGATATTATAGTCGACCCGGGAGGCGACCCTGAGTCGGGTTCTATGATACCTGTAGGAGAAGGAAATCATATACTTATCTCCCTCACAATATCTTATCTTATTTTTAGCAAATATAAAGAGAATAAAATCCAACTGATAAGTATCATAAAAGAGATAATAAAAAACACCAAATAA